One part of the Myxococcales bacterium genome encodes these proteins:
- a CDS encoding polysaccharide deacetylase family protein, translated as MVRFLGVCTGALALLIPSWGTVRSATGLAERPTHAPASWPLASRAPVPPFLPAHVRTQSRSHLRAPTGPRELVLTFDDGPELTTTPLVLQALDRYGYKAAFFVAGRRLIGKGPGARARRALLAEIVRRGHLVANHTVRHKNLCREPALIDEEIDLNQRILRRVLGQAPKLFRPPFGASCPQLDRALAERQLVSVGWTIDPQDWRVRNPDEVVSYVTRRLTDMDERGVLLLHDTRKPGVRALPTILAWIHRESLKGERGEARPLEVVSPARLLPSRIAEPLGLEPIAEELANNLLLLPSIVTRPR; from the coding sequence ATGGTGCGTTTTCTCGGCGTCTGCACGGGCGCCCTTGCGTTGCTCATTCCGTCTTGGGGCACCGTTCGGTCCGCAACGGGCTTGGCGGAACGCCCCACACACGCGCCCGCATCTTGGCCCCTCGCCTCGCGTGCTCCTGTGCCCCCCTTTTTGCCGGCACACGTTCGCACCCAAAGCCGAAGTCATCTCAGGGCCCCCACGGGCCCTCGCGAGCTGGTGCTCACCTTCGACGACGGGCCGGAACTGACCACAACCCCTTTGGTGCTCCAAGCCCTGGATCGCTACGGCTACAAGGCCGCGTTCTTCGTCGCAGGGCGAAGGCTGATTGGCAAGGGGCCAGGAGCGCGGGCACGTCGCGCCTTGCTGGCCGAGATCGTGAGGCGCGGTCATCTCGTCGCCAACCATACCGTTCGCCACAAGAACCTTTGTCGCGAGCCAGCCCTCATCGATGAGGAGATCGACCTGAACCAGCGCATCCTCCGCCGCGTGTTGGGGCAGGCCCCCAAGCTGTTCCGTCCCCCGTTTGGCGCAAGCTGCCCGCAGCTCGATCGCGCCCTGGCGGAGCGCCAGTTGGTGTCGGTGGGTTGGACCATCGACCCCCAGGACTGGCGCGTGCGCAACCCGGACGAGGTCGTCAGCTACGTGACCCGCCGGCTCACGGACATGGACGAACGGGGCGTGCTGCTGCTCCACGACACCCGAAAGCCCGGCGTGCGAGCTCTACCCACGATTCTCGCGTGGATTCACAGGGAAAGCCTGAAAGGCGAACGGGGCGAGGCCCGACCCCTCGAGGTCGTCTCGCCCGCGCGCCTCCTACCCTCTCGAATCGCAGAGCCCCTCGGACTCGAACCCATCGCCGAGGAGCTGGCAAACAACCTACTGCTGCTGCCCAGTATCGTCACTCGGCCGCGATGA
- a CDS encoding PEGA domain-containing protein has translation MERDTRTRAAASQSAPLLRRPSPRQGVSRAAVGEPRAAGKIIHLATRCTDEAEFIRRFHPFVGSSALAIPGNVPGEPGTEARLVISLRNLQPVMEGRCRLLGAEEDANVGRVRVVLELLELTPKSKRLHERLLARRRAMGLEVTPSPVTLVRPLPRALPEGAAAAQLGLAEQRTPGSSYQLPANPLSQLEPADLASFVECTLFEEPTNAPPLEPSPAQGVGFLPDLDGGDPSLPPERGRTQLFYGPSVSPSEKSRNPAQPSPPPLPLTSPSTPAPEGPGEAIQNDLAAATSPRKTPAGALSTPPPSSSPQRLEDEPTTPGFDNPSDAIRHLFLAPPAAPQAEAVDAPPETPPTLMRPRAEAEPQPPPNELRPPPAPKAPAPPPGADIPTIRAQARETGTVGLRRSWQGAVRRWGPFLGVAATAFWLGYMARGRPPQGKGAALPSVVRTVPHHGARKADDAAPRTTTQPHRAAGAPPRDESSSSVIPTHSCVATVTSLPRGATVTWAGRSLGRTPLAQVSVPCGPANVILSRQNFDDFALETQADATTPASVFAKLKHQQTRLIVTSEPPGALVQINQRRIGPTPRQVNVFRGQALILRLHRTGFRPHVERVVPREATLDVAAILAPLEVDAKTAPRVAPVPAGAAPKVRAPNASAATAPKVRAPNLKDPAR, from the coding sequence GTGGAACGGGACACTCGAACGCGCGCGGCTGCGAGCCAGTCCGCTCCTCTTCTGCGGCGCCCAAGCCCCAGGCAAGGGGTCAGCCGCGCGGCCGTGGGCGAGCCCCGGGCCGCCGGCAAGATCATCCACCTCGCCACCCGGTGCACCGACGAAGCCGAGTTCATTCGCCGCTTCCATCCTTTCGTGGGATCGAGCGCGCTCGCCATTCCAGGCAACGTGCCCGGTGAGCCGGGAACCGAAGCACGCTTGGTCATTTCCCTGCGCAACCTCCAACCCGTCATGGAGGGACGCTGCCGATTGCTGGGAGCGGAGGAGGACGCAAACGTTGGGCGTGTGCGTGTCGTGCTCGAGTTGCTCGAGCTCACGCCGAAGAGCAAACGCCTTCACGAACGGCTGCTGGCCCGTCGCCGGGCCATGGGCCTGGAGGTCACTCCCAGTCCCGTGACACTCGTTCGCCCGCTCCCGCGGGCCCTCCCGGAAGGAGCGGCCGCGGCACAGTTGGGACTCGCCGAGCAGCGAACGCCAGGCTCCAGCTACCAGCTTCCCGCCAATCCTCTTTCACAGCTCGAGCCGGCAGATCTGGCGTCGTTCGTGGAGTGCACGCTCTTCGAGGAGCCCACGAACGCCCCCCCTCTCGAGCCGAGCCCCGCCCAAGGTGTCGGCTTTCTTCCCGACCTCGACGGCGGCGACCCGTCTCTACCTCCTGAGCGGGGCCGCACCCAACTCTTCTACGGTCCCTCCGTAAGCCCCTCGGAAAAGAGCCGCAACCCGGCACAGCCGAGCCCTCCACCCCTCCCCCTGACGTCGCCCTCCACCCCAGCGCCGGAAGGGCCTGGAGAGGCCATTCAAAACGACCTCGCCGCGGCGACGAGCCCGCGAAAGACACCAGCCGGGGCACTCTCCACGCCACCCCCAAGTTCCAGCCCACAGCGCCTGGAAGACGAGCCCACCACCCCAGGCTTCGATAACCCATCCGATGCCATTCGCCACCTCTTCCTCGCTCCCCCGGCCGCGCCCCAAGCCGAAGCGGTCGACGCGCCTCCGGAGACGCCCCCCACCCTGATGAGGCCGCGCGCCGAGGCGGAGCCACAGCCGCCCCCCAACGAGCTCCGCCCCCCTCCAGCCCCCAAGGCCCCGGCGCCACCCCCCGGCGCAGACATACCGACGATCCGCGCTCAGGCGCGCGAGACGGGCACCGTGGGGCTCCGTCGAAGCTGGCAAGGAGCCGTGCGGCGCTGGGGGCCGTTCCTCGGCGTGGCCGCAACGGCATTCTGGCTTGGTTACATGGCCCGCGGGCGCCCGCCTCAGGGCAAGGGCGCTGCCCTGCCGAGCGTGGTCCGGACGGTCCCACACCACGGGGCCCGGAAGGCGGACGACGCTGCGCCCAGGACCACCACTCAACCTCACCGAGCCGCCGGGGCTCCGCCCCGGGACGAATCCTCCTCGTCCGTCATTCCCACCCATAGCTGCGTGGCAACGGTCACGAGCCTTCCTCGTGGGGCCACCGTGACGTGGGCGGGACGCTCCCTGGGTCGCACACCGCTCGCGCAGGTCAGCGTGCCCTGCGGCCCCGCCAACGTCATCCTTTCTCGCCAAAACTTCGACGACTTCGCCCTCGAAACCCAAGCGGATGCCACAACACCGGCGTCCGTGTTCGCGAAGCTCAAGCATCAGCAGACGCGGCTGATCGTCACGTCAGAGCCACCGGGCGCGCTGGTGCAGATCAACCAGCGGCGCATCGGGCCCACCCCCCGCCAGGTCAACGTCTTTCGAGGGCAAGCCCTGATCCTCCGGCTGCATCGCACGGGGTTTCGCCCCCACGTGGAAAGGGTCGTGCCTCGAGAAGCTACGCTCGACGTGGCAGCCATCCTCGCCCCCCTGGAGGTAGACGCCAAAACGGCACCGCGGGTCGCACCTGTCCCCGCAGGCGCGGCCCCGAAGGTACGGGCCCCAAATGCCTCCGCTGCCACAGCCCCGAAGGTACGGGCCCCGAACCTCAAGGACCCCGCGAGGTGA
- a CDS encoding VWA domain-containing protein, whose translation MSLKRVLHLLPKTCDTKSLLYGGALSVGFGLALLACGASTEDSGSGNGSDGRGGVPGFQLPGTGGLKETPTSGNGNGNGDPQSGDEKTCGFDTVPLERLPAELLLVLDRSTSMITDQLNTGETHWDVLTRAVSGVLQETQAGVHWGLKTFPTTIGCTVRDGVEHDLAANNGTAIAGTISQSRPSNQNGTPTTEAMKAATAYLQGRTTPNPKFILLATDGEPTCLNGQPTRNALDTTATLASITAAAQAGFNTFVVGIAAQRPGGRAGDTLNQMAEAGKEPRVGADTKYYSVTSEAELKAALGAIAGQVGSCIFPLSKTPPSADDVAVDIDGKRISRSNTDGWEYGPNQRSIVLNGALCDKAKAGTFKNVKITFGCPGVVIPVL comes from the coding sequence ATGAGCCTGAAACGAGTCCTTCACCTCCTGCCCAAGACCTGCGACACCAAGTCCCTCCTCTACGGGGGCGCCCTGAGCGTCGGATTCGGCCTCGCGTTGCTGGCCTGCGGCGCCTCTACGGAAGACTCAGGAAGCGGCAACGGCAGCGATGGCCGTGGCGGCGTCCCCGGGTTCCAGCTTCCCGGAACCGGCGGCTTGAAGGAGACACCGACGTCGGGCAACGGCAACGGCAATGGCGACCCGCAAAGCGGCGACGAAAAGACCTGCGGGTTCGACACGGTGCCCCTCGAACGCCTCCCGGCCGAGTTGCTGCTCGTGCTCGACCGTTCGACGTCGATGATCACTGACCAGCTCAACACGGGAGAAACCCACTGGGACGTGCTGACCCGCGCCGTCAGCGGGGTGCTGCAGGAGACGCAGGCCGGCGTGCACTGGGGTCTCAAGACCTTCCCCACCACCATCGGCTGTACGGTGAGGGACGGGGTCGAGCATGACTTGGCCGCAAACAACGGAACTGCCATCGCGGGGACCATCTCGCAGTCCCGCCCCTCGAACCAAAACGGCACGCCGACCACGGAGGCCATGAAGGCGGCGACCGCATACCTGCAGGGACGTACGACACCCAATCCCAAGTTCATCCTGCTCGCGACCGACGGCGAGCCCACGTGCCTCAATGGTCAGCCCACCCGCAACGCCCTGGATACCACGGCGACGCTGGCCTCCATCACCGCCGCCGCTCAGGCGGGCTTTAACACATTCGTCGTGGGCATCGCTGCCCAACGGCCAGGTGGCCGCGCCGGCGACACCCTCAACCAGATGGCCGAGGCGGGAAAAGAGCCGCGGGTGGGCGCCGATACGAAGTACTACAGCGTCACCTCCGAAGCCGAGCTCAAAGCGGCCCTGGGGGCCATTGCAGGCCAGGTTGGCTCGTGCATCTTCCCCCTCTCGAAGACGCCACCCTCCGCAGACGACGTGGCGGTGGATATCGACGGCAAGCGCATCAGCCGCTCGAACACCGATGGCTGGGAATACGGCCCGAATCAACGCTCCATCGTTTTGAACGGGGCGCTTTGCGATAAGGCCAAGGCAGGCACGTTCAAGAACGTGAAGATCACCTTCGGCTGCCCGGGCGTGGTCATTCCCGTCCTCTAG
- a CDS encoding TRAP transporter TatT component family protein, producing MVKRRVVFAPLVLAPALMSVGVGCGTGRSSQWDAPPVSTSAATHVPGEAEEAERLWRDRSSRASLEGAIARWEALAAASPSDAALWGKLSRAYYFLADGHLRAEPQSEAYLGAFEKGTSAGERGLAESNAAFKARVLAGEKVEDAIKVVGKESLEPMYWYAVNLSKWSRAKGLAALLGNKDRVKGVVSRALELDETFFFGAPHRYFGAYWALVPVGRDMDASRAHFEKSLAIAPGYAGTKVLMAESYAVKKQDKDLFLKLLDDVLAMPDDAIAELVAETRVEKEKAKQLKAQADELF from the coding sequence ATGGTTAAGCGAAGGGTTGTCTTCGCGCCCCTCGTTCTGGCCCCTGCCTTGATGTCTGTTGGGGTGGGGTGTGGAACCGGGCGAAGTTCACAGTGGGACGCGCCGCCTGTCTCCACAAGCGCCGCCACCCACGTGCCGGGCGAAGCGGAAGAGGCTGAGCGCCTGTGGCGGGACCGTAGCTCCCGCGCGTCGCTGGAAGGCGCGATCGCCCGGTGGGAGGCGCTCGCCGCTGCAAGCCCCTCGGATGCGGCCCTCTGGGGCAAGCTGTCTCGGGCCTACTATTTCTTGGCTGACGGCCACCTGCGGGCAGAGCCCCAATCGGAGGCCTACCTCGGGGCGTTCGAGAAGGGCACGAGCGCAGGCGAGCGGGGGCTCGCAGAGAGCAACGCCGCGTTCAAGGCGCGGGTTCTCGCAGGCGAAAAGGTCGAGGACGCGATCAAGGTCGTGGGCAAAGAGAGCCTCGAGCCCATGTATTGGTACGCGGTCAATTTGAGCAAGTGGTCGCGCGCCAAAGGCTTGGCTGCCTTGCTCGGGAACAAAGACCGGGTCAAGGGCGTCGTCTCCCGGGCGCTCGAGCTCGACGAGACGTTTTTCTTCGGAGCCCCGCACCGCTACTTCGGCGCGTACTGGGCTCTGGTGCCGGTCGGCAGAGACATGGATGCGAGCCGGGCGCACTTCGAGAAGAGTTTGGCCATCGCACCCGGGTACGCGGGAACCAAGGTGCTGATGGCCGAGAGTTATGCCGTGAAGAAGCAGGACAAAGACCTCTTTTTGAAGCTGCTCGATGATGTTTTGGCGATGCCCGACGACGCGATCGCCGAACTGGTCGCGGAGACCCGGGTGGAAAAGGAAAAGGCGAAACAGCTGAAGGCACAGGCCGATGAGCTCTTCTAG
- a CDS encoding beta-propeller domain-containing protein, translating into MFRFTSTPKRRLPLHRALLGWIGFSMLLAVSACGGGKEPGVGPNSQPGQTDFVTEEPEGGGPFLRGGETAADGATGAPTAGAPPTAAPSDESGAPAGRAGEVEEGDIYRISNNHLFYLNTYRGFVIYDVSNPSTPARLSRLPVFGYPVEMFVEGNTVYALLRDALYLTQDKGALKFNRHNVSQLVAIDISDLRNPKVLETVDITGELREGVARKVENTIYVVSSIPQWYSWGWNYGGATPTQKEQASVYAFNVADPKDVKLVQQLKLFEGGSVDFFDPKTGVSLSRSFQDVAISATANALMVVENWNVASSVSQPEGGKPLSCGSYSSDQQAIVSIVDISDPLGVIRLHSRFQAAGHLRDQFKMTYAFDEQAKTGTFFGIFARQAWSDSNCTGSSFVQNTIESWDVTNGDAPRKLSSLPFGKPNETVRGSAYDLSRKVAYAITAIQVDPLYVIDLSDRANLKIASAIDGLSGDMNVFRLVGNNQFLMGIGRDNSVACQGFQDTSGWQATNVAVSLIDVRDLGAIRLVQRRCVAIDNAAWVGSDVNWNLDQAHKLIGMHSDAEANVVSVPVYYHKKSQENDWWWYNFETAVGLMAWDLTKYDPTKDPTAQNVLQNFGTVVHPHGEVRRSIVFTHQAERPRRMMINLSDTHISVTDIQDLAKPVRLSDVELAPYHAQIFKFGAYIVEHIQEAPAHGWGPTQGASEFRVKLAGGDLEVTAPVASFRLGQVTRVLKHGEKLVLFRTIWPASSNQPKFDGEPANEALVMDLSDPTKPRPAGTLRLPQSLQPQYRFWCGVGGYGGGYWFDQANNWVATSTALVFLQSSWDPAAQTSRLSLELIDLSLPGQPKLQRVELPGTLWDGFYGLTADAVDPTGFYLAYRVAGEKTQRSNRAFVKYRYFAQRFAPTNGVWAGGPPVNLPGTLVRTWAHAGSGRLFLTHDSLYREVPLPPESGATGTTWKFDSRLHLLRATTVGGAAAAELLGVPPVRGPVSARPRARWWQALRERVSGVLVLRGTGRGGPGRRCFAPRGQGFDGRRPQLGRALGPVPDLRPGQAFPRQGLRSAHRHVRCADDGNSSGQAVPEPTRRWGAGGGCQQPGGTGGSAVPADPGLRFAHRVRGG; encoded by the coding sequence ATGTTTCGCTTCACCTCGACCCCCAAACGACGTTTGCCCCTCCACCGCGCCTTGTTGGGCTGGATTGGGTTCTCGATGCTGCTCGCCGTCTCCGCTTGTGGTGGTGGCAAGGAACCGGGCGTGGGGCCCAACAGCCAGCCCGGGCAAACCGATTTCGTGACCGAGGAGCCTGAAGGGGGCGGTCCGTTTTTGCGAGGCGGAGAGACGGCCGCCGATGGCGCGACAGGCGCCCCCACGGCCGGGGCCCCTCCCACGGCCGCGCCCTCTGACGAAAGCGGAGCCCCGGCGGGCCGAGCCGGCGAGGTGGAAGAGGGCGACATCTACCGCATTTCCAACAATCACCTCTTTTACCTGAACACCTACCGAGGCTTTGTCATCTACGACGTCTCGAACCCCAGTACGCCGGCGCGTCTGTCTCGCTTGCCCGTGTTCGGGTATCCCGTGGAGATGTTCGTGGAGGGCAACACGGTCTATGCACTCCTGCGGGACGCCCTCTACCTGACCCAGGACAAAGGCGCTCTCAAGTTCAACCGCCATAACGTGTCCCAGCTCGTGGCCATCGACATCTCCGACCTGCGAAATCCGAAAGTCCTCGAGACGGTGGACATTACCGGTGAGTTGCGAGAAGGCGTTGCGCGCAAGGTTGAAAACACGATCTACGTCGTCTCGTCGATCCCGCAGTGGTATTCGTGGGGATGGAACTACGGCGGCGCTACACCGACACAAAAGGAGCAGGCCTCCGTGTATGCGTTCAACGTGGCCGATCCGAAAGACGTCAAGCTGGTTCAGCAGCTCAAGCTCTTCGAGGGGGGCAGCGTCGACTTTTTCGATCCCAAAACCGGAGTGTCGCTCTCGCGCAGCTTCCAGGATGTGGCGATCTCTGCGACCGCGAACGCCCTCATGGTGGTCGAGAACTGGAACGTGGCGAGCTCGGTCTCGCAACCGGAGGGCGGCAAGCCCCTCTCCTGTGGCAGCTACAGCAGCGACCAGCAAGCCATCGTCTCGATCGTGGACATCTCGGATCCTCTTGGTGTCATTCGGCTGCACAGCCGCTTCCAGGCGGCCGGCCACCTTCGCGATCAGTTCAAGATGACCTACGCCTTCGATGAACAGGCGAAAACGGGAACCTTCTTCGGTATCTTTGCGCGACAAGCCTGGTCAGATTCGAATTGCACGGGAAGCTCGTTCGTGCAGAACACGATCGAATCCTGGGACGTGACCAACGGCGATGCGCCTCGGAAGCTTTCGTCTTTGCCCTTTGGCAAGCCCAACGAAACCGTGCGGGGCAGCGCCTATGACCTGTCGCGGAAGGTGGCCTATGCCATCACCGCCATACAGGTCGATCCCCTCTACGTCATCGATCTTTCTGACCGGGCCAACCTCAAGATCGCCTCGGCGATCGACGGTCTCTCGGGGGACATGAACGTGTTTCGGCTCGTTGGAAACAACCAATTTCTCATGGGCATCGGACGAGACAACAGTGTTGCCTGCCAGGGATTTCAGGATACCTCCGGCTGGCAGGCGACGAACGTGGCCGTGAGCCTCATCGACGTACGCGATCTTGGCGCCATTCGCCTCGTCCAGCGCCGCTGTGTGGCCATCGACAACGCGGCCTGGGTGGGCTCTGACGTGAACTGGAACCTGGACCAAGCCCACAAGCTCATCGGCATGCACAGCGATGCAGAGGCCAACGTCGTCTCCGTGCCGGTGTACTACCACAAGAAGAGTCAGGAGAATGACTGGTGGTGGTACAACTTCGAGACGGCGGTGGGCCTGATGGCGTGGGACCTTACCAAATACGATCCCACCAAGGACCCCACGGCGCAGAACGTTCTTCAGAACTTCGGCACGGTCGTGCATCCGCACGGGGAGGTCCGGCGATCGATCGTCTTCACCCACCAGGCTGAGCGCCCCCGGCGCATGATGATCAACCTGTCAGATACCCACATTTCAGTGACTGACATTCAGGATCTGGCGAAACCGGTCCGCCTCTCCGACGTCGAGCTGGCGCCCTACCATGCGCAGATCTTCAAGTTCGGCGCCTACATCGTCGAGCACATTCAGGAGGCTCCCGCCCACGGCTGGGGGCCGACCCAGGGGGCCTCCGAGTTTCGTGTGAAGCTGGCCGGTGGCGATCTGGAAGTTACGGCCCCCGTCGCCTCGTTCCGCCTCGGACAGGTGACCCGGGTGCTCAAGCACGGGGAGAAGCTCGTGCTTTTCCGCACGATATGGCCTGCGTCGTCCAACCAGCCGAAATTCGATGGCGAGCCTGCCAACGAAGCCCTGGTCATGGACCTCTCGGATCCCACCAAACCCCGCCCCGCAGGCACCTTGCGCCTCCCCCAGAGTCTTCAGCCCCAGTACCGCTTTTGGTGCGGGGTGGGGGGCTACGGCGGAGGCTACTGGTTCGATCAGGCGAACAACTGGGTGGCGACCTCGACGGCGCTCGTTTTCCTTCAGTCCTCGTGGGACCCCGCGGCGCAAACCTCTCGTCTTTCCCTCGAGCTCATCGATCTCTCCCTGCCCGGTCAACCAAAGCTTCAACGAGTGGAGCTTCCCGGTACGTTGTGGGACGGGTTCTACGGCTTGACCGCCGACGCCGTCGACCCCACCGGGTTCTACCTCGCCTACCGCGTGGCGGGCGAAAAGACCCAGAGAAGCAACCGCGCGTTCGTCAAGTACAGGTACTTCGCGCAGCGCTTTGCTCCCACGAACGGCGTGTGGGCAGGCGGCCCTCCGGTCAACCTGCCCGGCACGCTGGTGCGCACCTGGGCGCATGCGGGCAGCGGGAGGCTTTTTCTCACGCATGATTCGCTGTACCGAGAGGTGCCGCTGCCCCCCGAGTCGGGTGCGACGGGCACGACGTGGAAGTTCGATAGCCGCTTACACCTGCTGCGCGCCACCACGGTGGGGGGAGCGGCGGCGGCGGAGCTCCTGGGGGTCCCACCCGTTCGTGGACCTGTATCTGCGAGACCTCGTGCCCGATGGTGGCAGGCTCTACGTGAACGCGTCTCCGGCGTTCTCGTACTACGGGGGACCGGTCGCGGGGGGCCCGGACGTCGCTGTTTCGCCCCCCGTGGGCAGGGCTTTGACGGTCGCCGACCCCAGCTGGGAAGAGCGCTCGGACCGGTTCCTGATCTTCGACCTGGCCAAGCTTTCCCTCGACAAGGTTTACGATCGGCCCACCGCCACGTACGGTGTGCAGATGATGGGAACTCATCAGGGCAAGCTGTTCCTGAACCTACCCGGCGATGGGGTGCTGGTGGTGGATGCCAGCAACCCGGCGGCACCGGTGGGTCAGCAGTTCCTGCGGACCCTGGGCTACGCTTCGCACATCGAGTTCGCGGGGGATAG
- the dctP gene encoding TRAP transporter substrate-binding protein DctP — translation MSSSSLGPPGIEGVDVERRRWVAAGLAASAVAALPRRRAGADEPITLKLATVAPEGTPWAEQLAQYRKKVEVESKGRLRLKPFFGGALGDELQTVGECRRGALPMWGGTTGSLATSVPELSVLELPFLFRHAEEADHILDQVLFEDLRKRLFDRGFVVVLWSENGFRSFGTKWAPITGPQDLAGHKMRSQESLVHLEMYRALGALPQPIAVTEVLPALQTGVVDGFDNTPLYTFAASWHLAIRHFTLSRHIYQPGLILLSRKAYEKLPPDLQKILTSDLGKITAEGRASVREMEPLLVQNFSNAKIPVYTPSAAERAALAKATAGVEQKLVKAVPSVKPLLASIKKALGSRSP, via the coding sequence ATGAGCTCTTCTAGTCTTGGGCCACCCGGCATCGAGGGTGTGGACGTCGAGCGCCGCCGTTGGGTGGCGGCGGGCCTGGCGGCCTCTGCGGTGGCGGCGTTACCCCGCCGGCGGGCGGGGGCCGACGAGCCCATCACGCTCAAGCTGGCCACCGTGGCCCCCGAGGGCACGCCCTGGGCCGAGCAGCTGGCGCAGTACCGGAAGAAGGTCGAGGTCGAGTCGAAGGGCCGCCTGCGCCTCAAGCCCTTTTTCGGAGGGGCGCTGGGTGACGAACTCCAAACTGTGGGCGAGTGCCGGCGGGGGGCGCTGCCGATGTGGGGCGGCACGACGGGGTCGCTGGCCACGTCCGTGCCGGAGCTGTCGGTGCTGGAGCTGCCGTTTCTGTTTCGTCATGCCGAGGAAGCGGATCACATCCTGGACCAGGTTTTGTTCGAGGATCTCCGCAAGCGGCTCTTCGATCGCGGCTTCGTGGTGGTGCTGTGGTCGGAGAATGGGTTCCGTTCGTTTGGCACGAAGTGGGCGCCCATCACGGGACCCCAGGATTTGGCTGGGCACAAAATGCGGTCTCAGGAAAGCCTGGTGCACCTCGAGATGTACCGCGCTCTCGGCGCCTTGCCGCAACCCATCGCCGTCACGGAGGTGCTGCCTGCACTGCAGACGGGGGTGGTGGATGGCTTCGACAATACCCCTCTTTACACCTTTGCCGCCTCCTGGCACCTGGCCATTCGGCACTTCACTCTCTCTCGGCACATCTATCAGCCGGGGCTCATTTTGCTGTCGCGGAAGGCGTATGAAAAGCTTCCTCCCGACCTGCAGAAGATTCTGACCTCCGACCTGGGCAAGATCACGGCCGAGGGGCGTGCCAGCGTGCGCGAGATGGAGCCGTTGCTGGTACAAAACTTCAGCAACGCGAAGATTCCCGTGTACACCCCCAGCGCCGCCGAGCGGGCAGCGCTGGCCAAGGCGACGGCAGGCGTGGAGCAAAAACTCGTCAAGGCGGTGCCCTCGGTGAAGCCCCTGTTGGCGTCCATCAAAAAGGCCCTGGGATCGCGCTCTCCATGA
- a CDS encoding TRAP transporter small permease subunit gives MRDGVGAIRRMFVRVEAAVTAFERFLIVALLAIMAGAVFLDALHRIFAAKEGRTERLLIALFPGAAGAVEQVIAPALLGLATWGLAYAALRTRQGPRLPRRRSLVLATVMTGALVAATRLLVRGLPNGLVWSQQMALCFMLWVGLTGGSLATREHSHIVFELAAQLWPQALRRAVEWLARGTAAAFSLGLAYLALVHAQEHYLEWATSTGGAGLFEAFRVPRWIIFGFLPIPLATMGLRFLAFGVRAPLPKDPPS, from the coding sequence ATGAGAGACGGGGTCGGCGCGATCCGGCGCATGTTCGTGCGGGTCGAAGCCGCGGTCACGGCGTTCGAGCGGTTCCTCATCGTGGCGCTGCTGGCCATCATGGCCGGGGCGGTGTTCCTGGATGCGCTCCACAGGATTTTTGCTGCCAAGGAGGGGCGTACCGAGCGCCTGCTCATCGCCCTCTTTCCAGGGGCGGCCGGCGCGGTGGAGCAGGTGATCGCGCCTGCGCTCTTGGGTTTGGCAACCTGGGGGCTGGCCTACGCGGCCCTTCGCACGCGCCAAGGCCCGCGGTTGCCGCGTAGGCGCTCCTTGGTGCTGGCAACGGTGATGACCGGTGCGCTCGTGGCGGCCACGCGTCTTTTGGTGCGGGGGCTGCCGAATGGCCTCGTATGGTCGCAGCAGATGGCCCTGTGCTTCATGTTGTGGGTGGGGCTGACGGGAGGTTCACTGGCCACGAGGGAACACAGCCACATCGTGTTCGAGCTGGCCGCACAGCTTTGGCCGCAGGCGCTCAGGCGGGCGGTGGAGTGGCTCGCACGGGGAACCGCCGCCGCCTTTTCCTTGGGCCTTGCCTACCTGGCCCTGGTGCACGCTCAGGAGCACTACCTGGAGTGGGCGACGTCCACCGGGGGCGCGGGTTTGTTCGAGGCGTTTCGCGTGCCACGCTGGATCATCTTTGGTTTCCTTCCCATCCCGCTCGCCACCATGGGCCTTCGGTTCCTGGCTTTCGGGGTGCGGGCGCCTCTGCCCAAGGACCCGCCGTCGTGA